The Rhododendron vialii isolate Sample 1 chromosome 6a, ASM3025357v1 genome includes a window with the following:
- the LOC131330159 gene encoding uncharacterized protein LOC131330159 has product MLRICDTDKPCLHLVHDMWDTMIEKVKVAMYRHEGKRHEDSSTFYEVVHAILVDRWNKNSTPLHCLAHSLNPRYYSDEWLHEGPSRVPPHKDVEVARERMKCMKRYFPNSTDRSKVNMEFANFSSKAGEFGDSDSIHDRYAMDPKSWWVTYGASAPLLQSVALKLLTQPSSSSCSERNWSTYSFVHSAKRNKITPKCAEDLVFIHSNLRLLSRRTRQYIEEQTKMWDIAGDAFDSFGDVEELEIAQLSLDEQELEAVVFTDDGDDGEFGDEAMEV; this is encoded by the exons ATGTTAAGGATTTGTGACACGGATAAGCCTTGTCTTCATTTGGTCCATGACATGTGGGATACAATGATAGAGAAGGTAAAGGTTGCAATGTATAGGCATGAAGGAAAGCGGCATGAGGACTCATCTACCTTTTATGAAGTTGTTCACGCAATTCTCGTTGATCGGTGGAACAAGAACAGCACTCCACTTCATTGCCTAGCTCATTCACTAAATCCGAG GTACTATAGTGATGAATGGCTTCATGAGGGTCCTAGTAGAGTGCCTCCACATAAAGATGTTGAGGTTGCACGAGAAAGAATGAAATGCATGAAAAggtattttcctaattcaacgGATCGCTCAAAGGTTAACATGGAATTTGCCAATTTTTCAAGCAAGGCGGGAGAGTTTGGGGATAGTGATTCCATCCATGATCGCTATGCAATGGACCCTAAGAGTTGGTGGGTTACTTATGGTGCAAGCGCACCTTTGCTTCAAAGCGTAGCTTTAAAGCTACTTACGCAACCTTCTTCATCATCATGTAGCGAGAGAAATTGGAGTACTTACTCATTTGTGCATTCGGCTAAAAGGAATAAGATAACTCCAAAATGTGCGGAAGACTTGGTTTTCATTCATAGCAACCTCCGCCTCTTATCAAGAAGAACTCGGCAATACATTGAAGAACAAACGAAGATGTGGGACATTGCCGGAGATGCTTTTGATTCATTTGGGGATGTTGAAGAGCTTGAAATTGCACAACTCTCCCTTGACGAACAGGAGTTGGAGGCCGTAGTTTTTACGGACGATGGTGATGACGGTGAATTTGGCGATGAAGCAATGGAGGTTTAG